The Candidatus Dormiibacterota bacterium DNA segment CGGCCTGGCGGCCGCGCCGGCGATCGCCGCCGCGGCGCCCGACGAGGCCTCGTGCAGCCGCCGCCGCACCGCGCTCAGCGGCGCCGCGATCGACTCCAGCGACCTCCGCTCGGCGTCGACCCCCCAGATCGCCTCGACCAGCCCGCCGAGGACCATGAGCCCGGCACCGAGGCAGTAGCCGATGAAGACGCGGCCCGGCTGCTTGGTGGCGATCAGGGCGCCGAAGAGCAGCGGCGCGGCGATGCCGCCGACCACGTTGCCGATCGAGTACACGAACGCGATCGCGAGCGCCCGGGTCTCCATGGGGAAGATCTCGCTCACCGTCAGGTACGCCGAGCTGGCGCCGGCGGAGGCGAAGAAGAAGACCACCGACCAGCAGATCGTGATCGTGGTCGCGGTGAGCATCCCGTGGGTGAAGAGGATGCCGGTGATCACCAGCAGCACCCCGGAGATGATGTAGGTGCCGGCGATCATCGGCCGCCGTCCGACGCTGTCGAAGAGGTGGCCGAGCATCCAGGGGCCGAGCACGTTGCCGAGCGCGAAGGGCACCAGGAAGAGGCCCACCCGGTCGTCGGGAACGTGGAAGAACGTGGTCAGCACCAGGCTCTCGGTGAAGAAGATGGCGTCGTACAGGAAGGCCTGGGTGATCATCAGCGTGAGGCAGACGCCGGTGCGCTTCGGATAGGTGCGGAACATCGTCCGCGGCATGTCCCAGAACCGCACCCGGTGCTCGAGGTCGATCTCGATGGGCTCGCCCTCGATCGGCGGCAGCGGCCCCTTCTCCGCCTCCACCTGGCGTTCGATGTCGAGAACGATCTCCTCCGCCTGCTGGGGACGGCCGTGGGTGATCAGCCAGCGCGGGCTCTCGGGGATGGTCCGCCGCACCAGCAGGATGGCGATGCCGAGCACGCCGCCGACCAGGAAGCACATTCGCCAGCCGATGGTGACCGGCACGATGCCGCGGTCGAGCAGGAACAGGCTGAGCGCGCTGGCGAGGATCGCGCCCCACCAGTAGGAGCTGTTGATGGCCAGGTCGGTCCAGCCGCGCCGTCGCGCCGGGATCAGCTCGTCGATCGCCGAGTTGATCGCCGCGTACTCCCCGCCGATGCCGATGCCGGTGAGCACCCGCAGCGCGTCGTAGCTGTACACGTCCCAGGAGAAGGCGGTGAGGACGCTGAAGCTGACGTACCAGCCGAGGGTGACGAGGAAGAGCTTCTTGCGTCCCAGCCGGTCGGTGAGGTAGCCGAAGAAGAGTGCCCCGATGGCGGCGCCGGCCACGTACGCCGAGGCTGCGGAGGCGACCTGGACGGTGGTCAGGCCGAGGGTGTCGGCGCGCTTCAGGACGTCGGCCACGGCGTTGACGACGGTGACCTCGAGCCCGTCGAGGACCCAGGTGATCCCGAGGGCGATCACCACGAGCCAGTGCCAGCGCGACCACGGCAGGCGATCCAGCCGGTTGGGAATGTCGGTGACGATGACGCCGTCTTCGATGGTGGTCGCCACGATGGCAGAGGTTATACCACTGCTCACCTACTAGCGGACAATCTGAAGGGCGTAACCGGGTTGGCGCGATCGCCGGCGCTATCCCCGGTAGGAGCTGTCCACGATCGGGGTGCGGAGCACGCCGATGCCCTCCACCTCGACCTCGACGATGTCGCCGGGGACGAGGAAGCGCGGCGGCTGGCGCACGAAGCCGACCCCGGGGGGTGTGCCGGTGGCGATCAGGTCGCCGGGGCGGAGCGTGATCGTCCGCGAGGCGTAGGCGAGCAGCTCGGCGATCGAGAAGATCATGTCCGCGGTCGAGCCCGACTGCATCACCTCGCCGTTGACCCGGGTCTCGAGGTGGAGGTCGCTGGCGTCGAGCTCGTCGGCGGTGACCACCGTCGACGCCACCGGCCCGCTGCGATCGCTGTTCTTGCCCAGCGCCCACTGCCGGCTCGCCTGCTGGTGCACCCGTGCGCTGAGGTCGTTGAACACGGTGTAGCCGAGCACCCCGGCGGCGACCTCGTCGGGGGTCACGTCGATGAGCGGCGCCCCCACGACGACGGCGAGCTCCACCTCCCAGTCGAGGCCCGGCTCGGTGCGGGGCACCGGCACCGGGGTGCCCCCGGGCACCAGCGTCGCCGCCCAGCGGGCGAACAGGTTCGGATGCTCGGACAGCCGGCCCCCGGTCTCGGCGGCGTGCGACGCGTAGTTGAGGGCGGCACAGATCACCTTGGCGGTGTCGGGGACGGGTGGGACCAGGGTCAGGCTCGCCGCCGCCCGCGGCCGCTCCCGGGTGCTCGCCCGCGCCCGCCGCAGCCAGCCGGGGACGTCGGCGTAGAAGTCGCGGATCGGCGCCACCGGCACCACCCCGGCGGCCACCACCACGCCCATCGTCGGGGTGGTGCCGTCGAGGAAGGCGAGCAGGCGCATCGGTCAGCCCTCGCTCACGGGCCGGCCAGCCCGAGACCGCCGTCGACCACCACCACCTCCCCGGTGACGTAGTCGCTGCGGGCGAGCATGGTGCAGACGGTGGCGACGTCCTCGGGGGTGCCGACGCGGCGCAGGGCGGCGATCTGCTCGACCCGCGCGTGCAGCGGAGCCCAGCCCTCACGCTCGGTCCAGGGCGTGCTGATCAGCCCGGGCGCGACGGCGTTGACCCGCACCGAGGGACCCAGCGCGTTGGCGAGGAGGCGGGTCATGTGCACCAGCGCCGCCTTCGACACCGCGTAGGGGATCGAGCTGCCCACCGGGCGAACCCCGGCCAGCGAGGCGACGTTGACGATCGAGCCGCCCTCGCCCTCGCCGAGCGCCCTCACCGCCGCCCGGGTGGTGTACCAGGCGCCCAGGACGTTGACCCGGAGGAGACGATCCCACACCTCGTCGGTGACCGCGTCGAGGTCGGCGTGGGGGATGCGCTCGGTGACGCCCGCGTTGTTGACGAGGTGGTCGAGGCGGCCCCAGCGCTCCATCGCCGCCGCCACCAGGGCGTGAGCGGTGGGCTCGTCGCCGACGCTGCCCTGGACGTAGACGGCGTCGGGGAGCGAGGCGGCGAGCGCCTCCCCCGCCTCGCGGGAGCGGGAGGAGTTGACCACCAGACGTGCCCCCTCGGCGGCGAACCCGCGGGCGGCGGCGAGACCGATCCCGCTGGTGGCGCCGGTGACCACGACGACTCGTCCGTCGAGGCCGCTCATCCGCCCACCACCGGTCGCTCCATCGCGGCCCGGATCGTATCGGGCCGGGCACCCGGGCCGCCCCGAGGGCCCGAGGGGCGCCGGGACTCCCCGACGCCCTCCGGGCCGTGGTCAGGCCCTGCGGCCTAGTTGCTGCACTCCTGCAGCCAGCGCTCGTGGTCGTGGTCCCTCAGCCAGCCGCAGTCGCCCGAGCGGCTGTTGCTGCTGTCGCTGCTGTGGCTGTCGTTGTGATTGTTGTTATCGCAGCAGTGGTCGCGACGGAAGCTCCGGTCGCGCTGGCCGTCGCCGCGATTGTCGCGGTGATCCTGCCACCGCCACTGCGACCCGTTGTCCCTGCTGCTGCTGCTGCTGCCGCGGCCGCTCCCGGCGGTCGACGCGTACACCGTCGAGCCCGCCGATGCGAGCCCGAACACCACCGCCGCGAGCGCCGCGGCACACCGATACCGAGCAGTCGTCATTCCCCGCCTCCTCACAAACACGCTTCGCTCAGGCGAAGCGGTTTGTGACTATACGCCGACCAAAGTGGCAGAGTCCAATGCCGACATGCCGATCGGCCATCTGGGCATCAACGTCCCCGACCTGGCGGCCGCGAGGGCGTACTACGAGCCGCTGATGCCGCTCCTCGGCTACGAGCCGTTCCGCGAGGCCGAGGACGAGTTCTCGTACCGCCCCGCCGGCGGCAGGCCGGGCGCCTATGTCTTCTTCTACCCGGCGCTGGAGGAGGGCTCCTGCTCCCGGCACCGTCCCGGGCTCCAGCACCTCGCCTTCATCGTGGGGACACGCGCCGCGGTGCACCACGTCCACGACTGGGCGCGGGCGCAGGCCTGCGAGATCCTGCACCCGCCCCGGGAGTTTCCCCAGTACCACCCGGGGTACTACGCGACCTTCTGGCTCGACCCCCAGGGCATCATGCTCGAGGCGGTGTGCCACCGCGAGGAGCCAACCGAGGGCGGCCTCGGGTCAGGAGTGCCCTGACCCCGTCCCCGGCCAGCGCAGGTTGTCCATCGCGCGGTTGACCCGGTCCATCGAGGCCTGCAGGCGCTCCTGGAAGCTCGGGTCTCGCCGCCGGGTGTCGATGTACTCCGCGACCGCCAGGCGCACGACCTCGACGACGGGCAGGCCCTCGACCTCGGCCACGGTCTCGAGCGCCTGGGCCTGGGCCTCCGGCAAACGCAGGGTCATCACCTTCTCGGCCACGGCTCTCCTCGCGCGGCGGCTCCACGTCGGCAGCCTCACCCATGTCACCATGACGACTTGCCACCATGATAGCAGGGTGGTACTCTTCACACCGGTCGGACAAGGATCGGGGAGGCGGATGTCGTGGAGCGCTGTCCTCTCGCTCGGTATGGCCTGGGAAGCGACCTGCTGGCTGCCTGCCCGGGCTTCGACCCCGTCCACGTGACCATGGGCCATGGTCCGGGGGCGGGACTCGGTGGGACGACCTGCGGGCACATGGGCTCGGGCGGCACCGGCCGGGGCTTCACCGCCACCTGCCTCCACCCGGAGGCGGCGCAGGTGATGGAGGCGGCCCGGCGAATCGCCACGACCATCCCCCCGCGAGCGGGGGGGAACCGGGAGTCGCGATCGTCGTCACCCCCGCGGCACTGAGCCCGCTGACCCTGATCCACGGTTGAGGTCGCGGAGGCGGCCGATCCCCGGGGCGAACCGGCCGACGCGCGCCGCGTAGCGGCGGAAGGCCTCCGGGTGGGCCGCGAGCAGCGCCGGCTCCTCCACGGCGCGGGTCTGCAGCTCGAGTGCACCCAGGCAGGTGGCGAGCGCGGCGGGGGTCATCGCGGTCGCCAGGACGAGGGACTGCCCGACGCAGCTGCCGAGGAGGCTGACGTACACCGGGTTGCGCACCACGCGAAAGGCGCCGGAGGTGACGAGCTGCTCACCCTCGGTGCCCGCCACCCCGGTGCGCCACGCCCGTCCCATCGACCGCTGCGCGCCGACCGCGACGACCAGGTTGGCGCCCGACACCACCATCCCCGCGGCGGCCGCGCAGGTGCGCAGCCGCCGGGGCAGGGGCAGGGGGCGGAGGCGGCCGGCGAGGACGAGGCAGGGACCGGCGATGTCGAGCGCGCAGGCGACGGCGAACAGCAGGTTGGCGGCGCGCTCCGCGGGAGGTCCGGACGTCGGACGCAGCCATCCCCCCGCGGCCCTCCGCCCGCGGAGAAGGAGCGGATGGCCGACGAACACGACGCCGTCGTACACGAGACAGAGCGCCAGGGCGAGCACCGCGCGCGGCATGCCGGCATTGTCCCGCGGCCTCGCCCCGGCGCGTCAGCGGAGCGTCGTCTGCGCCGCGATCGCCATTCCGAGGAGCGTCAGCTGCGCTCCGACGACGGTGCCGCCCGCGGCGGAGTCTCCGGGAGGCGTCGCCTGCGACCCTGGGACGGTGCCGCCGACGGAGGTGTCTCCGGGGCGCGTCGCCGGAGCGTCGGAGACGGCTCCGCGGCCGGCGGTGTTTCCGGGGCGCGTCGCCTGGAGCCCGCGCGCCCTCGAGGCGGCGTCGCCGAGGAACCTCGCCTGCGGCCCGCCGGCACCTCCGGCGCCGGCGATCCCTCCGGGGACCTTCAGCCGGGGCCGAGGGCCGGCTCCGCCACCATCGAGCGGCTCGATCGCCGGCCGAAGGCTCCCGGGGGCGGAGTTGCCGATCGACCGGGGGACGTCGGTGGTCGCCAGCCCAAGGGCGGCGACGAGGGTCAGACTGCTGGCCGCGAGCCCCACGATCCTGAGGCGCCTGTGCGTCAACGACATGCTCATCCCCTATCCGGTATCCGGTCGATCCAACGACCTGCAGCATCGGTCGGTCCGAGCCTCCGGCGACCTGTCCGGTGGGCCAGTCTTCACCTGTCCGTCCGCTGATCGCGGTCCTCGTCAGACTGGAGAGGCGGCGTTGCGCGAACGTCTCGCCTGAGGATTCCGCGAACATCGCCGCGCACATCTGGTGGGTACGACAATTCTCACGCGCGGCTTCCCGGCCTAGCATTGAGTCGTCACCATCCGCCACCTGAATCATCTGTGCGGGTTGCTGGCGCGGTCCGCGCGAGGGGTCGGCTCAATGCGGAGACAGTTGTCAACGGTCGCGTCGGTCGCGGCCCTCACGGGGATGCTCCTCGCCGGATGCGCGAGCAACAGCACGGCGGCGGGCGGGTCCACGGTGAAGGTGGCGGTCGTGTACTCGAGGACGGGCCTGCTCGCCGCCTACGGCAGGAACTACGTGGACGGCTTCACGGCCGGGCTGAACTACGCGACGCGCGGCACCGGTATGGCCGGGGGCCACAAGATCGAGGTGACCTACGCCGACGACGCAGGCGACCCGGCCAAGGCAACGGCCGCGGCCAAGCAGTACATCGGCGACGGTGACCGCATCCTTGCCGGTACGGTCGATTCCGGCATCGCCGCGCAGCTCGCGCCGCTGGCCGCGCAGAACAGGATCCTCTACATCAGCGGTCCCGCTGCCGCCGACAGGATCACCGGCATCAACCGGTACGTGTTCCGTTCCGGGCGCCAGACCTCCCAGGACGTCGCCACCGCGGGCACGTTCATCGGCGACCCCGCCGGCAAGAGGGTGCTGGTCTTCGCGCAGGACTCCACGTTCGGCCAGGGCAACGCCGCCGCGGTGAAGGCGATCCTCGGTGCCAGGGGCGCGCAGGTGTCTCAGCTGCTGGTGCCCCTGACGGCCACCGACTTCACTCCCTTCGCAAGCCAGGCCGCGCAGGCGAAGGCCGATCTCGTCTTCGTCGCGTGGGCCGGCGCGACCACCCTTCCGATGTGGAGGGCACTCGATCAGCAGCAGGTGCTCTCGTCGACGACGGTCGCCACCGGCCTGGGCAACGCGGCGTCGTTCGACGCGTACGGCCCGGCAGCCGGCAAGATCAGCTTCCTGAGCCACTACTTCCCGCGGGCGGCGAGCAACTCCGTCAACGCCGCCCTGATCAGCGCGATCGAGAAGGCCGGGTCGTCGGCCGATCTCTTCTCGCCTGACGGCTTCGTGGCGGCGCAGATGATCGTGCACGCGGTCGAGCAGGCTGGCGGTGACAGCGTCGACGGCATGGTCAGGGCGCTGGAGGGGTGGACGTTCGACGCCCCGAAGGGACCGCAGACCATCCGCGCCAGCGACCATGCGATGCTGCAGCCGATGTTCCAGGCCAGGCTCGTCCAGCGGGGCACGACCTGGGAACCCGAGCTGGTCAGGGTGATCCCGCCCGCCGCCACCGCCCCCGCCGGCGCGTGAGCCTGCTCGGGCACGCCGTCGAGGGGCGGGTGCCCGGCGCGGCCGGCGTCGCGCCGGACCGCCACGGCGCACCCGCCATCGCCGCCTCGGCGCTGAGCCTGGTCATCGGAGGCGTGCGGATCGTCGACGGCATCGACCTGTCGGTGGCGTCGGGGGAGATGCTCGGCGTCATCGGACCCAACGGGGCCGGCAAGACGACGCTGTTCAACCTGCTGTCCGGCGTGCACCGCCCGACCTCCGGACGGGTGTGGCTCGCCGGGCGGGACGTGACCGGGCTGTCGGTCACGCAGCGGGCCCGTGCGGGACTGGGTCGGACGTTCCAGACGTCGAGCGTGTTCCCGGCGTTGAGCGTCCTCGAAAACGTCCGACTCGCGGCCCAGGCGAACCGCCGCGGCGGGCTCAGCGTGCTCCGCCGGCCACGCCCCGACGACGAGGCGACGGAGTTCGCTCACGCCCGGCTGGCCGACGTCGGACTGCTGCGGAGCGCACGCGCCTGCGCCGGACAGCTCGCCCACGGCGACAAGCGCAAGCTCGAGATCGCCCTGCTGCTCGCCACCCGGCCCGCCGTTGTCCTGCTCGACGAGCCGATGGCGGGTGTCGCGACGGCCGATGTGCCCGAGCTGGTCGAGCTGATCGGGCGGATGCATCACGAGCAGCGCTGCACCGTGCTGATGGTCGAGCACCACCTCGACGTCCTGCTCGGGCTGGTGGACCGCGTGGCGGTGCTGCACCACGGCCGGCTGCTCGCCTGCGACCGGCCCGACGCGGTGATGGCCGACCCGATGGTGCAGGGCGCGTATCTCGGGGAGCCGATATGAACATCCTTGCCGTCCGCGGGTTGGACGCCTTCGTCGGCGGGCAGCAGATCCTGCACGGCGTGACCTTCGATGTCGCCGCAACCGGCGTCACCGCGCTGCTCGGACGCAACGGCGTCGGCAAGACGACCACCTTGAAGGCCGTCCTCGGGCTGGTCAGGCGGCGCGGCGAGGTGATGCTCGGCGGAACCAGGATCGACGGGGACCACACCCATCGAATCGTCGCCGGTGGCGTGGGCTACGTGCCCGAGGACCGTGAGGTGTTCGCCCGGCTCACCGTCGCCGAGAACCTGCAGCTCGCCTCCCGAACCGACCGCTCCCGCTACGACCTCGTCGACCGGCTGTTCCCCGAGCTGCGCAGCCGCGCTCGGCAGCTGGCCGGGACCCTGTCGGGCGGTCAGCAGCAGATGCTCGCCCTCGCCCGGGCACTGCTCAACGACAATCGGCTCCTGCTCGTCGACGAGCCCACCAAGGGGCTGGCGCCGCGGGTCGTCGGCGAGGTCGCCGACGCACTCGCCGTCGCCGCCCAACGCGTCCCGGTGCTGCTGGTCGAGCAGGACCTGCGGGTGGTCTCCCGCCTGGCCCACGACGTCGTGGTGATGGCCGAGGGGCGGGTCGTCCACACCGGCAGCGCGGCCGAGCTGCTCGCGGACACGAGCCTGGTGCAGCAGCTGCTCGGCGTGCACCGCGAGGTGCCGGCGGGCGAGCCGGTGTCGGACTCGGCGCCGGCGCGCCCTGGACCTGGCGCGACGAGCGCCGGCATCAGGGGCAGGTGAACCGATGAGCACGGTCGTCCTGCTCGCGATCACCGGGGTGGGCCTGGGAGCGCTGTACTTCCTTGTCGCCTCGGGCCTCTCCCTCATCTACGGGCTGATGCGGGTGCTGAACTTCGCCCACGGCGCGTTCCTCACGGTGGGCGCCTATGTCGGCTACCAGGTGGGCACTCACGTCGGCACCGGGTCGTCGTGGCCAGTGTTCGCGCTGATGCTGGTGGTGGGGACTGCGACCGGAGCCGTGCTTGCACTGTTCACCGAACTGCTGCTCGTGCGCCGCCTGTACGAGCGCGAGATCGAGCAGGTGCTGGTGACCGTCGGCGTCGGGCTCTGCGCCGTGGCGCTGGTCAACGGCATCTGGGGCGCCGACCCCCGCTCCTTTCCGGCTCCGGGCTGGATGTCCGGGACGACCGCGCTCCTCGGCGCGGAGATCCCCAACGACCGGTTGGTGTGCATCGCCACCGCGGTCTGTGTCCTCGGTGGACTCCTGGCATTGCTGCGATGGACGCGACACGGCCTGATCATCCGCGCAGGCGTGGAGAACCGGGCCATGGTCACGGCGCTCGGCATCGACGTGCGACGCTCCTTCACCGGGGTGTTCGTCATCGGTGGAGCGGTGGCCGGTCTCGGCGGCGTGCTCGCCGCGCTCTACAACGGCAGCGTCGCCCCAGGGATGGGTGACGCGCTGCTGATCTTCGCCTTCATCGTGGTCGTCATCGGCGGCCTGGGGTCGATCACCGGCTCGGCGGTGGCGGCACTGGTCGTGGCCCTGCTCCAACAGTTCGCCAACTACTACGCCGTCAGCGGGCTCGGCGACTTCACGGTCGTGCTCGCACTGGCGGCGGTCCTGCTGGTGCGCCCACGCGGCCTGTTCGGGCAGTCGACATGACCGCCCGGCGGTGGCGACCCGCCCTCCCGCTCGCGGGCATCGTGCTGCTCGCACTGCTGCCGGTCGTGGAGGTCTCGGTGCCCGGGGTGCTTCCCGGTCCGACCTCGACCGCGGGGACTCTGCAGCTGCTGGCCGTGTGCCTGCTGGTCGGCGCCCTGGCACTCACCTACCAGCTGCTCTTCGGATTGACCGGCCTCCTGTCCTTCGGCCACGCGCTCTACTTCGCCGTCGGCTGCTATCTGTTCGCCATTGCGCTGAACACGTGGCACCTCGCGCTCGGCCCGGCGGCGCTGCTCACACTCGCCCTGGGCACCCTCGCCGCTCTGCTCGTGGGAGCGATCAGCCTGCGGGTGCGGGGAATCTCGTTCGCCATGGTGACCCTGGCCTTCGCCCAAGCCGGTTCGCTGCTCGTCTACCACAACTTCGGCGGGTACACCGGCGGCGAGGAGGGCCTCGGTCTCACAGGTGCCACGCTGCCCGAGTCCCTGGTGGGCGTCGTCAACACGAAGAACCTCTACTGGACCGCGCTGGCGATCGCCGTCCTCGTCTACGTCGCGGTCGCCTGGCTGAGCCGGACGCACGCGGGGCGGATGATGGCCGCGGTGCGCGAGAACGACCTCCGCGTGCAGGTGATCGGCGTCCGCCCATACGTGGTCCGGCTGATCGCGTTCGTCACCGCGGGTGCGCTGGCGGCGCTGGTCGGGATGGGCTACGTCCTGGTGCAGGGCGGCGCCAGCCCCCAGGTCACCACGCCGAGTTTCACCCTCTCGCTGCTGGTCATGGTGGTGCTGGGCGGGGCGGGTGCGAGGTGGGGAGCGCTGCTCGGCGGCGTCCTCTACACCCTGCTCGACCAGCGGCTCGCCGTGCTCGCCTCCTCGGCGCAGATCACGTCGCTCCCGGGACCGCTGCGCGTCCCCCTGTCCCAGCCACTGTTCCTGCTCGGCAGCCTGTTCGTGCTCGTCGTCCTGTTCCTCCCCGGCGGTCTGGCCGGTGCCATCGGCAGGCTGCGTCGCGGGGCCGAGCCTCTGCCCGCGCTGCCGGGTGGGCACGGCACACAGGGGGCAGCAGACCGGGCGAACATCGCCAGCGCGTAGCGCCGAGGGGCGGACCGGTGCCGTCAGGCGCACTTGACGCACGAATCCGGCGGAGGCATCGGCTCCTGCCGCATCGGCGCTCCACCGCGAGGGGAAGGCCCCCGAGATGTCGGGGGCCCTCGCTCGCCAGGCGAATACTAGGGGCAGACCTGAAACAGGCCGGGCCCCGCCGGGTTACCGAACAGAAAGCCCTGAAGCGTGGCGAAGTACGCCGCAGGATTGCCGATGGTGCCGATGGTGACGCTGCCGAGGGGACCGAATAGTGGACCGACGAGAC contains these protein-coding regions:
- a CDS encoding MFS transporter; this encodes MATTIEDGVIVTDIPNRLDRLPWSRWHWLVVIALGITWVLDGLEVTVVNAVADVLKRADTLGLTTVQVASAASAYVAGAAIGALFFGYLTDRLGRKKLFLVTLGWYVSFSVLTAFSWDVYSYDALRVLTGIGIGGEYAAINSAIDELIPARRRGWTDLAINSSYWWGAILASALSLFLLDRGIVPVTIGWRMCFLVGGVLGIAILLVRRTIPESPRWLITHGRPQQAEEIVLDIERQVEAEKGPLPPIEGEPIEIDLEHRVRFWDMPRTMFRTYPKRTGVCLTLMITQAFLYDAIFFTESLVLTTFFHVPDDRVGLFLVPFALGNVLGPWMLGHLFDSVGRRPMIAGTYIISGVLLVITGILFTHGMLTATTITICWSVVFFFASAGASSAYLTVSEIFPMETRALAIAFVYSIGNVVGGIAAPLLFGALIATKQPGRVFIGYCLGAGLMVLGGLVEAIWGVDAERRSLESIAAPLSAVRRRLHEASSGAAAAIAGAAARPPVLKPQATLPGASSRGLPVSSREAVPFDPDRPPPR
- a CDS encoding fumarylacetoacetate hydrolase family protein; its protein translation is MRLLAFLDGTTPTMGVVVAAGVVPVAPIRDFYADVPGWLRRARASTRERPRAAASLTLVPPVPDTAKVICAALNYASHAAETGGRLSEHPNLFARWAATLVPGGTPVPVPRTEPGLDWEVELAVVVGAPLIDVTPDEVAAGVLGYTVFNDLSARVHQQASRQWALGKNSDRSGPVASTVVTADELDASDLHLETRVNGEVMQSGSTADMIFSIAELLAYASRTITLRPGDLIATGTPPGVGFVRQPPRFLVPGDIVEVEVEGIGVLRTPIVDSSYRG
- a CDS encoding glucose 1-dehydrogenase, producing the protein MSGLDGRVVVVTGATSGIGLAAARGFAAEGARLVVNSSRSREAGEALAASLPDAVYVQGSVGDEPTAHALVAAAMERWGRLDHLVNNAGVTERIPHADLDAVTDEVWDRLLRVNVLGAWYTTRAAVRALGEGEGGSIVNVASLAGVRPVGSSIPYAVSKAALVHMTRLLANALGPSVRVNAVAPGLISTPWTEREGWAPLHARVEQIAALRRVGTPEDVATVCTMLARSDYVTGEVVVVDGGLGLAGP
- a CDS encoding VOC family protein, encoding MPIGHLGINVPDLAAARAYYEPLMPLLGYEPFREAEDEFSYRPAGGRPGAYVFFYPALEEGSCSRHRPGLQHLAFIVGTRAAVHHVHDWARAQACEILHPPREFPQYHPGYYATFWLDPQGIMLEAVCHREEPTEGGLGSGVP
- a CDS encoding isoprenylcysteine carboxylmethyltransferase family protein, translated to MPRAVLALALCLVYDGVVFVGHPLLLRGRRAAGGWLRPTSGPPAERAANLLFAVACALDIAGPCLVLAGRLRPLPLPRRLRTCAAAAGMVVSGANLVVAVGAQRSMGRAWRTGVAGTEGEQLVTSGAFRVVRNPVYVSLLGSCVGQSLVLATAMTPAALATCLGALELQTRAVEEPALLAAHPEAFRRYAARVGRFAPGIGRLRDLNRGSGSAGSVPRG
- a CDS encoding substrate-binding domain-containing protein, which codes for MLLAGCASNSTAAGGSTVKVAVVYSRTGLLAAYGRNYVDGFTAGLNYATRGTGMAGGHKIEVTYADDAGDPAKATAAAKQYIGDGDRILAGTVDSGIAAQLAPLAAQNRILYISGPAAADRITGINRYVFRSGRQTSQDVATAGTFIGDPAGKRVLVFAQDSTFGQGNAAAVKAILGARGAQVSQLLVPLTATDFTPFASQAAQAKADLVFVAWAGATTLPMWRALDQQQVLSSTTVATGLGNAASFDAYGPAAGKISFLSHYFPRAASNSVNAALISAIEKAGSSADLFSPDGFVAAQMIVHAVEQAGGDSVDGMVRALEGWTFDAPKGPQTIRASDHAMLQPMFQARLVQRGTTWEPELVRVIPPAATAPAGA
- a CDS encoding ABC transporter ATP-binding protein, coding for MAASALSLVIGGVRIVDGIDLSVASGEMLGVIGPNGAGKTTLFNLLSGVHRPTSGRVWLAGRDVTGLSVTQRARAGLGRTFQTSSVFPALSVLENVRLAAQANRRGGLSVLRRPRPDDEATEFAHARLADVGLLRSARACAGQLAHGDKRKLEIALLLATRPAVVLLDEPMAGVATADVPELVELIGRMHHEQRCTVLMVEHHLDVLLGLVDRVAVLHHGRLLACDRPDAVMADPMVQGAYLGEPI
- a CDS encoding ABC transporter ATP-binding protein; this translates as MNILAVRGLDAFVGGQQILHGVTFDVAATGVTALLGRNGVGKTTTLKAVLGLVRRRGEVMLGGTRIDGDHTHRIVAGGVGYVPEDREVFARLTVAENLQLASRTDRSRYDLVDRLFPELRSRARQLAGTLSGGQQQMLALARALLNDNRLLLVDEPTKGLAPRVVGEVADALAVAAQRVPVLLVEQDLRVVSRLAHDVVVMAEGRVVHTGSAAELLADTSLVQQLLGVHREVPAGEPVSDSAPARPGPGATSAGIRGR
- a CDS encoding branched-chain amino acid ABC transporter permease — encoded protein: MSTVVLLAITGVGLGALYFLVASGLSLIYGLMRVLNFAHGAFLTVGAYVGYQVGTHVGTGSSWPVFALMLVVGTATGAVLALFTELLLVRRLYEREIEQVLVTVGVGLCAVALVNGIWGADPRSFPAPGWMSGTTALLGAEIPNDRLVCIATAVCVLGGLLALLRWTRHGLIIRAGVENRAMVTALGIDVRRSFTGVFVIGGAVAGLGGVLAALYNGSVAPGMGDALLIFAFIVVVIGGLGSITGSAVAALVVALLQQFANYYAVSGLGDFTVVLALAAVLLVRPRGLFGQST
- a CDS encoding branched-chain amino acid ABC transporter permease — encoded protein: MTARRWRPALPLAGIVLLALLPVVEVSVPGVLPGPTSTAGTLQLLAVCLLVGALALTYQLLFGLTGLLSFGHALYFAVGCYLFAIALNTWHLALGPAALLTLALGTLAALLVGAISLRVRGISFAMVTLAFAQAGSLLVYHNFGGYTGGEEGLGLTGATLPESLVGVVNTKNLYWTALAIAVLVYVAVAWLSRTHAGRMMAAVRENDLRVQVIGVRPYVVRLIAFVTAGALAALVGMGYVLVQGGASPQVTTPSFTLSLLVMVVLGGAGARWGALLGGVLYTLLDQRLAVLASSAQITSLPGPLRVPLSQPLFLLGSLFVLVVLFLPGGLAGAIGRLRRGAEPLPALPGGHGTQGAADRANIASA